In Candidatus Zixiibacteriota bacterium, the following are encoded in one genomic region:
- a CDS encoding ABC transporter substrate-binding protein — MRRLLLLLIIYCLSSPILLADTNDYVLGEIILKKNKCVYIDKGQSDGVEIGHKFDILYVGQKYGSGIISWVSNDICCARIDSMSFIRYSYVDPLEVKIYLVKPSIHKGGVLHVPFYQKLNLQPSQIITPDEQAAACLIYDGLVRLDSKGKIVPGLAHSWEIHGNTYTFYLNPDVKFHSGKPLDAMDVAYSLMRLAKADKVTPASSFILEVDGYKQVHFGNKNELLGVFIPNRHTIAITTNDAFVQFLKYLSGPAGYIIPNIDNPQNLPLPIGTGPYMIASLNDKTIKLAANKNYFESPPVLDSIIFCRYKNREEAALDFELGKLDIIFFDSQENRDLLTSGDYSARRYYTNSSVILGFNCKHSYQKNFELSKALQYLFDRESIIRVLLGNSAQKPNGIIPPTLNLESSNQTEYYFSPSDAKLMIEAIDNLPNKLNLVYDSLDPVLSSVADYIAAQLRHTGLKIAVRKADSRDLERSVALSTMDMFLFRYYLPVSDPDAFFYPLFSERLNGQTNYFNYENAQLQRYLDGVRQIDDAYTRDEIYLESEQLIINQPPLIILYNPIMTAAFRRDLAGFEPDFRGFVNIRNAHFQSGK, encoded by the coding sequence TTGCGACGACTGTTATTACTATTGATAATATACTGCCTTTCATCACCAATCCTTCTGGCTGACACAAATGACTATGTGTTAGGCGAAATTATCCTTAAAAAAAATAAGTGTGTCTATATCGATAAGGGCCAAAGCGATGGCGTCGAGATTGGGCATAAATTCGATATCTTGTATGTCGGTCAGAAATATGGCAGCGGCATTATTTCCTGGGTTAGTAATGACATCTGTTGCGCGCGCATCGATTCTATGTCCTTTATTCGCTATAGTTATGTCGATCCCCTCGAAGTGAAAATTTATCTTGTAAAGCCCTCAATACACAAAGGCGGCGTTTTGCATGTGCCGTTTTATCAGAAGCTTAATTTGCAGCCATCACAGATAATCACTCCGGATGAACAGGCGGCGGCTTGTCTAATCTATGATGGATTGGTCAGACTCGACAGCAAAGGGAAAATTGTGCCTGGCCTGGCTCATTCATGGGAGATTCATGGCAATACATATACGTTTTATTTAAACCCGGATGTAAAATTTCATTCGGGCAAGCCGCTGGATGCCATGGATGTTGCTTATTCGCTTATGCGTTTAGCCAAGGCGGATAAAGTTACGCCCGCATCATCATTTATTCTTGAGGTTGATGGCTACAAGCAGGTTCATTTCGGCAATAAGAATGAATTGCTGGGAGTATTTATTCCCAACAGGCACACTATTGCAATTACTACAAACGATGCCTTTGTGCAGTTTTTGAAATATCTTTCCGGACCGGCAGGCTATATTATTCCGAATATCGATAATCCTCAAAACTTGCCTTTGCCAATCGGTACCGGTCCCTACATGATTGCCAGCCTCAATGATAAAACCATAAAACTTGCCGCTAATAAAAACTATTTTGAATCGCCGCCGGTATTGGACAGCATCATTTTTTGTAGATATAAGAACCGCGAAGAGGCGGCTCTTGATTTCGAACTTGGCAAACTTGATATAATCTTTTTCGATTCGCAAGAAAACAGAGACCTTCTTACCAGCGGCGATTATTCAGCGCGCCGCTATTATACCAATTCATCAGTGATTCTTGGCTTTAATTGCAAACACAGCTATCAAAAAAACTTCGAACTATCGAAAGCTCTGCAATATTTGTTTGATAGAGAAAGCATAATCCGTGTCCTGCTTGGCAATTCCGCTCAGAAGCCGAATGGAATTATTCCGCCAACCTTGAATTTGGAGTCATCTAATCAAACAGAATATTATTTTTCGCCATCGGATGCAAAATTAATGATTGAGGCAATAGACAACCTGCCGAACAAGCTGAATCTCGTGTATGATAGTCTCGATCCGGTGTTAAGCTCTGTGGCAGATTATATCGCCGCTCAACTGCGGCATACAGGTTTAAAAATTGCGGTTCGGAAAGCAGACAGCAGAGACCTCGAACGGTCGGTTGCGCTCAGTACGATGGATATGTTTTTATTCAGATATTACCTGCCAGTATCAGACCCTGACGCCTTTTTCTATCCGCTTTTTAGCGAGCGGTTAAATGGTCAGACCAATTATTTCAACTATGAGAATGCTCAACTTCAAAGATACCTTGATGGCGTCCGTCAAATCGATGATGCGTACACAAGAGATGAAATTTATTTGGAATCCGAACAATTAATAATAAATCAGCCGCCGCTTATTATTTTATACAATCCAATTATGACAGCGGCATTCCGGCGGGATTTAGCCGGTTTCGAGCCGGATTTCAGAGGCTTTGTTAATATCCGCAACGCTCATTTCCAATCGGGTAAATAA